One Sparus aurata unplaced genomic scaffold, fSpaAur1.1, whole genome shotgun sequence genomic window carries:
- the LOC115578284 gene encoding putative zinc finger and SCAN domain-containing protein 5C, whose translation MSKVQTLRVFMKQRLTAAAEEIFELFERTIAEYEEELCRQRKLLDAVTEPQVQLHGADVQQLLESKEEDPPEQQERSSSLDQEDPPELIDNKDNQEELWTRQEGEQLPGLEEADITKLTVTPVPVKSGEDDEEKPQSSQLHQRQTEQMETEADGEDCGGPEPDRNVNSVSHLPPVTDEEKSHCSEPEIADKPSEPETDHSSDWEPRKPQVHSKKQVSSCSVCKKIFPSRSQVARHMRTHTGEKPFSCSVCGKKFTQRSSLAAHLRGHGEEKQYTCSVCKASFTCRSYLNVHMRSHSEEKPFSCSVCGKGFVTKVHVRAHMRTHTGEKRHSCSICGRTFVQHETLRQHLTTHT comes from the exons atgtctaaagtccaaacgctgagagtttttatgaagcagcgactaactgcggctgctgaagagatatttgagctgtttgaaagaacgatagcagagtacgaggaggaactgtgtcgacAACGGAAACTACTGGACGCTGTTACCGAGCCTCAGGTCCAGTTACACGGAGCAG acgtccagcagctgttggagAGTAAAGAAGAGGAtcctcctgagcagcaggagaggagctccagtctggaccaggaggacccACCAGAGCTAATAGACAATAAAGACAAccaggaggaactctggacccgtcaggagggagagcagcttccagggctggaggaggctgaTATCACCAAGCTCACAGTCACTCCTGTCCCTGTGAAGAGtggagaggatgatgaagagaaacctcagtcctcacaacttcatcagagacagactgaacagatggagacagaagctgatggagaggactgtggaggaccagaaccagacagGAACGTCAATTCAGTTAGTCATTTACCACCAGTTACTGATGAGGAGAAGTCACACTGCTCAGAACCAGAGATTGCTGACAAGCCCTCTGAACCTGAGACTGATCACAGCAGTGATTGGGAGCCCAGGAAACCTCAGGTCCATTCAAAGAAACAAGTTTCCAGCTGCTCagtttgcaaaaaaatatttccaagCAGATCTCAGGTTGCTAggcacatgagaacccacacaggggagaaaccgttcagttgttCTGTCTGTGGTAAGAAATTCACACAACGCTCAAGTTTGGCAGCACACTTACGAGGTcatggagaagaaaaacagtaCACCTGCTCAGTTTGTAAAGCGAGTTTCACTTGCAGAAGCTATCTGAACGTGCACATGAGAAGCCACAGTGAAGAGAAACccttcagttgttcagtttgTGGTAAAGGTTTTGTAACAAAGGTACACGTCAGAGCACATATGAGGACTCACACCGGGGAGAAAAGACACAGTTGTTCAATTTGTGGTAGAACATTTGTACAACACGAAACTCTGAGGCAACACTTGACTACCCACACATAG
- the LOC115578262 gene encoding zinc finger protein 135-like isoform X2, which produces MSKVQTLRVFMKQRLTAAAEEIFELFERTIAEYEEELCRQRKLLDAVLQPQVQLHRTDIQQLLESKEEDPPEQQEWSSSLDQEDPPELPHIKEEQEELWTRQEGEQLPGLEEADIKFTLTPVTVKTEEEDEEKPESSQLHQRQTEQMETEADGEDCGGPEPDRTFNLVSHLQPVTDDETSHCSEPEIDDNASECETDDSSDWEPRKPQVHSEEQGSSCSVHKKTFPSRSQVVKHMRTHTGEKPFSCSLCGTKFTHKSSLNAHFKFHARGKPYTCSICQSSFSLKRHLITHMNIHDGEKPFRCSLCGKGFSHRYELTKHFVVHTGEKPFSCSVCGKNFARRDHLKQHSTTHTQEKR; this is translated from the exons atgtctaaagtccaaacgctgagagtttttatgaagcagcgactaactgcggctgctgaagagatatttgagctgtttgaaagaacgatagcagagtacgaggaggaactgtgtcgacAACGGAAACTACTGGACGCTGTTCTCCAGCCTCAGGTCCAGTTACACAGAACAG acatccagcagctgttggaGAGTAAAGAAGAGGAtcctcctgagcagcaggagtggagctccagtctggaccaggaggacccaccagagctgccacacattaaagaggaacaggaggaactctggacccgtcaggagggagagcagcttccaGGACTGGAGGAGGCTGATATCAAGTTCACACTCACTCCTGTCACTGTgaagactgaagaagaagatgaagagaaacctgagtcctcacagcttcatcaaagacagactgaacagatggagacagaagctgatggagaggactgtggaggaccagaaccagacagGACCTTCAATTTAGTTAGTCATTTACAACCAGTTACTGATGATGAGACGTCACACTGCTCTGAACCAGAGATTGATGACAACGCCTCTGAATGTGAGACTGATGACAGCAGTGATTGGGAGCCCAGGAAACCTCAGGTCCATTCAGAGGAACAAGGTTCCAGCTGCTCAGTTCACAAAAAAACTTTTCCAAGCAGATCTCAGGTTGTGAagcacatgagaacccacacaggggagaaaccattcagttgtTCTCTCTGTGGTACGAAATTCACACACAAGTCTTCTTTGAACGCACACTTTAAATTTCATGCACGAGGAAAACCGTACACTTGCTCAATTTGTCAATCAAGTTTCAGTCTCAAAAGGCATCTGAtaacacacatgaacatccacgatggagagaaaccattcagGTGCTCACTTTGTGGTAAAGGATTTTCACATAGATATGAACTGACTAAACACTTTGTTGtccacacaggggagaaaccCTTCAGTTGTTCTGTCTGTGGTAAGAATTTTGCACGACGCGATCATCTGAAACAACACtctactacacacacacaggagaaacgGTAA